A window from Trueperaceae bacterium encodes these proteins:
- a CDS encoding DNA-3-methyladenine glycosylase 2 family protein: protein MTVKLSAPGGDGRLVATVAGSLPAQDAVRVAEAITHRLALDLPTAPLLAAAEGDPPFAPVAAALRGFHPPLVTSTFEAACWTVVRQRTPPAFAHATMERLAAFLGREVPPGDGGAPLRLFPVPADLDDAARPALLAATNNLRKVERLRGLADAFLGVDEAWLRTAPYDEAFAWLVRLPGLGPWSAEQVLWRGLGRYERVPWLDTGALAAVGAVYLRGLTPAKGTARELAERYGWSQGLWLRYLKAYPRAVGSGGGAPA from the coding sequence GTGACCGTGAAGCTGAGCGCGCCGGGCGGCGACGGGCGCCTCGTCGCCACGGTGGCGGGCTCGCTCCCAGCGCAAGACGCGGTCCGAGTCGCCGAGGCCATCACCCACCGCCTCGCCCTCGACCTGCCTACGGCACCGCTCCTGGCGGCCGCGGAAGGCGACCCGCCGTTCGCGCCGGTGGCCGCCGCCCTGCGCGGCTTCCACCCGCCGCTCGTCACCAGCACCTTCGAGGCGGCCTGCTGGACCGTCGTGAGACAGCGGACGCCGCCCGCCTTCGCCCACGCCACGATGGAGCGCCTCGCGGCCTTCCTCGGCCGCGAGGTCCCGCCGGGCGACGGCGGCGCCCCCCTGCGCCTCTTCCCCGTCCCCGCCGACCTCGACGACGCGGCCCGCCCGGCGCTCCTCGCCGCCACCAACAACCTCCGGAAGGTGGAGCGACTGCGCGGCCTGGCAGACGCGTTCCTCGGAGTCGACGAGGCGTGGCTGCGCACGGCGCCCTACGACGAGGCGTTCGCGTGGCTCGTCCGCCTGCCGGGCCTCGGACCGTGGTCGGCGGAGCAGGTCCTGTGGCGCGGCCTCGGGCGCTACGAGCGGGTGCCGTGGCTCGACACGGGCGCGCTCGCCGCGGTGGGCGCCGTCTACCTTCGCGGCCTCACGCCGGCCAAGGGCACCGCACGCGAGCTTGCCGAGCGCTACGGCTGGTCGCAGGGGCTGTGGCTGCGCTACCTGAAGGCCTACCCTCGGGCCGTCGGGAGCGGCGGCGGGGCGCCTGCGTGA